CGGAACTCCTTCAGCTCCTGCGGAGCCCGCAGGTGGCTCAGCCATCCCAGCGTGGGCAGCGGCTTCCGCCGTCGCCGCGCCTTCGCGCCCAGCTCCCGCCGGACGAGGAAGAGCATCTGCGCCGACACGCTTCGCCGCTCGGCCTTCGCGACCGCTCGCAGCTGCTCCAGGAGCTCTGGCTCGATCCTCAGCGTCATCACCCGGCTCGCCGGCATGTGTTCGTTTGTATTACACGAAGGGCGGCCGACAAGCACCGGCTCCGGCCTCTTCTCGCCGCCGGCACACTAGGCTACGATCCCCGCCCATGTCACTCGACCCCCGCCACAAGAGCCGCTCCCTCCTCGACGGACGCGACCGCGCGCCCGCGCGCTCGTATCTGAAGGCGATCGGCTTCTCCGACGCGGACCTCACGCGCCCGATCGTCGGCATCGCCAACACCTGGACCGAGACCATGCCGTGCAACTTCAACCTGCGCCGGCTCGCCGAGCAGGTGAAGCGCGGCGTGCGCGAGGCGGGCGGCACGCCGATGGAGTTCAACACGATCGCCATCAGCGACGGCATCACCATGGGCACCGAGGGCATGAAGACCTCGCTCGTCTCGCGCGAGGTGATCGCCGACTCGATCGAGCTGGTGGCGCGCGGGCACATGTTCGATGCGCTGGTCGTGCTGGTCGGCTGCGACAAGACGATCCCCGGCGGCGCGATGGCCCTGCTGCGCGTCGACGTGCCCGGCTTCGTCCTCTACGGCGGCTCCATCCAGCCCGGGCGCTTCCGCGGGCGCGACGTCACCATCCAGGACCTCTTCGAGGCGGTGGGCGCGAACGCGGCCGGAAAGATGAGCGACCGGGACCTGAAGGAGCTGGAGGACGTGGTCTGCCCCGGCGCGGGCGCGTGCGGCGGGCAGTTCACCGCCAACACCATGGCGCTGGCGCTCGAGTTCCTCGGCCTCTCGCCCATGGGCACGGCGAGCATCGCGGCCACCGACCCGGCCAAGGACGAGGTCGGCCGCCGGGCGGGCGCGCTCGTAATGGACATGCTCCAGCGCGGGCTGCGCCCGCACGAGATCGCGACGCGCGCGGCCTTCGACAACGCGATCGCGGGGGTGGCGGCGAGCGGCGGCTCGACGAACGCCGTCCTCCATCTACTCGCGCTGGCGCGCGAGGTCGACGTGCCGCTCACCATCGACGACTTCGACCGCGTAAGCGGCCGCACGCCAGTGTGGGCCGATCTGAAGCCGTGGGGTCGGTTCACCGCGGTCGACCTCGGCAATGCGGGCGGCGGCGCGGTGGTCGCCAAGCGCCTGGTCGCCGCGGACCTGGTCGAGGGCGGCGCGCTCATGCCGAGCGGCCGCACCCTGGCCGAGGAGGCGGCCCGCGCGGTCGAGACGCCAGGGCAGGAGGTCGTCGCCCCGCTCGAACGGCCGCTCAAGCCGAGCGGCGGCCTCGTCATCCTGAAGGGCAACCTCGCGCCGGAGGGTTGCGTGGTGAAGATGGCCGGCCACGAGCGCACGACGCACCGCGGCCCCGCGCGCGTCTTCGAGCGCGAGGAGGACGCCATGGCCGCCGTCACCCGGCGCGCGATCAAGGCGGGCGACGTGGTCGTCATCCGCTACGAGGGCCCGCGCGGCGGCCCGGGCATGCGCGAGATGCTGGGCGTCACCGCGGCGCTCGTGGGTGAAGGCCTGGGCGAGCAGGTCGCGCTCCTGACCGACGGCCGCTTCAGCGGCGCCACGCGCGGCCTGATGGCCGGCCACGTCGCGCCCGAGGCGGCCGTCGGCGGCCCGATCGCCGCGGTCGAGGAGGGCGACACGATCGCCTTCGACGTCGAGAAGCGTCGCCTCGACGTCCTGGTGGACGACGCGACGATCCGCCAGCGCCTCGCGCGCTGGCGCCCGCCGGCGCCGCGCTACACGAGCGGCGTGTTCGCCCGGTACGTGGCGCTGGTGTCGTCGGCGGCGGAGGGGGCGGTGCTGCGGCCGGGGGGCGGGCCGCGCTGACTACAGCTCCACGCTGCCGCGCTCGCCGAGGCGACGCAGCAGCTCCTCGTCGCCGGTCGCCAGCCGCCACCCCCGGAGGCCGGCGTGGGCGACGAGCAGCCGGTCGAACGGGTCGCGTGTCCACCCGAGATCCAGGGCGCGCGTGAACCAGGCGGCAGAGGAAGGCTCGTCCAGCAGCCAGCGTCCGTCGTCCGTGAGCGCGGCGACCGCCATCCCGCGGCGGACCCGGGCGCGACCCGACTCGAGAAGGAGCT
This region of Deltaproteobacteria bacterium genomic DNA includes:
- the ilvD gene encoding dihydroxy-acid dehydratase, which produces MSLDPRHKSRSLLDGRDRAPARSYLKAIGFSDADLTRPIVGIANTWTETMPCNFNLRRLAEQVKRGVREAGGTPMEFNTIAISDGITMGTEGMKTSLVSREVIADSIELVARGHMFDALVVLVGCDKTIPGGAMALLRVDVPGFVLYGGSIQPGRFRGRDVTIQDLFEAVGANAAGKMSDRDLKELEDVVCPGAGACGGQFTANTMALALEFLGLSPMGTASIAATDPAKDEVGRRAGALVMDMLQRGLRPHEIATRAAFDNAIAGVAASGGSTNAVLHLLALAREVDVPLTIDDFDRVSGRTPVWADLKPWGRFTAVDLGNAGGGAVVAKRLVAADLVEGGALMPSGRTLAEEAARAVETPGQEVVAPLERPLKPSGGLVILKGNLAPEGCVVKMAGHERTTHRGPARVFEREEDAMAAVTRRAIKAGDVVVIRYEGPRGGPGMREMLGVTAALVGEGLGEQVALLTDGRFSGATRGLMAGHVAPEAAVGGPIAAVEEGDTIAFDVEKRRLDVLVDDATIRQRLARWRPPAPRYTSGVFARYVALVSSAAEGAVLRPGGGPR
- a CDS encoding type II toxin-antitoxin system VapC family toxin codes for the protein MDLGLGPKGAQVRAAAGPCPVILLDTNALIWLYEGHRRSRPLVRWSGRLYASPASLLEIQLLLESGRARVRRGMAVAALTDDGRWLLDEPSSAAWFTRALDLGWTRDPFDRLLVAHAGLRGWRLATGDEELLRRLGERGSVEL